Proteins from one Halalkalicoccus sp. NIPERK01 genomic window:
- a CDS encoding DUF4268 domain-containing protein, protein MTHEIGSIEEHDLRSVWPHEEYDFTRWLMENIDHLTAKLGIEVEDVSHEEAIGSFSADIVGTEMNTGRPVVIENQYQTTDHDHLGKLLTYSAGKDAGFTIWIAENFRPEHKSVLEWLNESGPKDVRFFGIKPRVISIDGTEARGFEFEIVVEPNDWERELTGELSETERTYLEFYEALTEAYSQRRSDWYKLTPQPQSWLVFGAGIGGVSLGWAFHQGPEFSVELYIDTSDKDRNEAIYDTLKQHQNEIHTNLADLDEELVWQRLPEKRACRIKCPCSIPNKLSELSTEEQEQLVKWGVETMDQFQDEFEQRIADLAI, encoded by the coding sequence ATGACTCACGAGATCGGAAGTATCGAAGAACACGACCTACGAAGCGTCTGGCCACACGAAGAATACGACTTCACGAGGTGGTTGATGGAGAATATCGATCACCTCACCGCCAAACTAGGAATTGAGGTCGAAGACGTCTCTCACGAGGAAGCAATAGGCAGTTTCTCTGCTGATATCGTCGGCACTGAGATGAATACCGGTCGGCCCGTCGTCATCGAAAATCAGTACCAGACAACGGATCACGATCATCTGGGCAAGCTACTCACCTACTCAGCTGGGAAGGACGCCGGCTTCACGATCTGGATAGCCGAGAACTTCCGTCCCGAACACAAGAGCGTTCTCGAGTGGCTCAACGAGAGTGGCCCGAAGGACGTCCGGTTCTTCGGTATTAAGCCGCGGGTCATCTCAATCGATGGGACCGAAGCGAGAGGATTCGAGTTCGAAATCGTAGTTGAACCGAACGACTGGGAACGAGAACTGACGGGAGAGCTCAGTGAAACCGAACGGACGTATCTGGAGTTCTATGAAGCACTAACGGAGGCGTACTCACAACGGCGTTCCGACTGGTATAAACTTACACCACAGCCCCAGAGTTGGTTGGTATTCGGAGCGGGGATTGGGGGTGTCAGTTTGGGGTGGGCATTCCATCAGGGGCCCGAATTCTCGGTCGAACTCTATATCGACACCTCGGATAAAGATCGGAATGAAGCGATCTACGATACTCTAAAACAGCATCAAAATGAAATCCACACGAATCTCGCGGATCTTGACGAAGAGCTCGTCTGGCAACGACTTCCCGAGAAGCGTGCTTGCCGCATTAAATGCCCCTGTAGTATCCCGAACAAGCTATCCGAGCTATCAACAGAAGAACAGGAA
- a CDS encoding DNA methyltransferase has product MTLQQIIASDITGWDSLQDIADSFEKRGLKPRPKLGENHQLVLQLSDNEFVVLVEAGPGESATDFKPENRTRHTNLVATNDFKEFTFLTRMRSWEGQQHGRIKHQKLTFTKEQFRSKSGEKHTVLQKLNSIEYGSSAAIYDTLYDTRQIVKKFYHQFENLRTDLLQEVSGIPDDRGDAKQRYVQVILDRMIFLYFIQEKRLLAHNPDYLHEQPAKVVDQGDDRYEEFYEPLFFEYLAEDKQNPNFGKLPYLNGGLFAKNPVEEEFEDAKLGDSAEKTNELFDDILDFLSDWNWNVDERLDIVDPKNLSPAVLGHIFEQTVNQKEMGAYYTPEEITGFMARRTVHPYLLDQLNETVDTSYEEIDDVFGFLEVGASVDTAAIADGGTVTQQAATENVETSHVETLYHDILKEVQILDPAVGSGAFLLAAQEVLLDLYMQCIEFFQQLEDEGKGWELSSRTRDELDIITSGKGNASLYAKRTIILNNLYGVDIDEGAIEICKLRLWLSMVADIEDEPGEVEPLPNIDFNIRQGNSLIGFTDVQEIATDKGDASLSNFGGGVGESVQEMYEEVITAVERHKKADTSHEATNARRLAETRINEYSNSLDEKIRQRFKEAGVDNVSLTEIREYSPFHWVLEFASVYADGGFDVIVGNPPWDKVKVTRDDYFIKYDPGFRSLPTKLKDNRQEELLEKDEIAEGWEEYKQQAGRLGTYYRSQFSKQTAQVSGRTVAGDTDLAPLFLERSEKIVNDGSYVSLIIPNIVFTGGSYKNLRRNLLKKNTLDSLFTFENRGIFQHVDTRYTFTISTFTVGSETQSVLCSFKRGDLSVLRTPEASGISTPAKVLLKFSPESGMFPKIRSSEHVDILQKITQHSSLEQAWAVNTYRELDQTNDSDRFFDEGGENRYRLYGGRNIFQFSYSPPYAQEVNYYGIPEDEEPEKSAKTRIRQKNTRALKNAIYESIDAPSSKSKKKAVNEYLDEKRGEDLSESDVLLDCAEYRLAYRDIARPTDERTTIAAVLPKGVVTYTNLTTIRPYSIEPDEASMSQVPLHSVYKKKYSDWEIFALLGLLNSLPFDFLIGEKTDKRIATYSLLESQVPKLDHGDEWFEYISYRAARLNCYGDEFREMRERLGDIEPATEKKDRSRIQAEIDAAALHVYGLDYDDAKFILEDFHRVQNPRVMTDAYFNIVEEKYLELSD; this is encoded by the coding sequence ATGACTCTTCAGCAGATCATAGCCTCCGATATCACAGGCTGGGATTCTCTGCAGGACATCGCTGATTCATTCGAGAAGCGCGGACTCAAACCACGACCGAAGCTCGGAGAGAACCATCAATTAGTTCTCCAACTCTCTGATAACGAATTCGTAGTTCTTGTTGAAGCTGGACCGGGTGAATCTGCAACCGACTTTAAACCAGAAAACCGCACACGCCACACTAATCTCGTCGCGACGAACGACTTCAAGGAGTTTACCTTCCTCACACGTATGCGAAGTTGGGAAGGTCAGCAACACGGTCGCATTAAGCACCAGAAACTCACCTTCACCAAGGAACAGTTCCGAAGTAAGAGCGGCGAGAAGCATACCGTTTTACAGAAACTGAACTCCATCGAGTACGGCTCGTCGGCGGCCATCTACGACACGCTCTACGATACTCGACAGATCGTCAAGAAGTTCTACCACCAGTTTGAGAATCTGCGCACCGACCTCTTACAGGAAGTTTCCGGCATCCCTGATGACCGGGGTGACGCGAAGCAACGGTACGTGCAGGTCATTCTTGACCGGATGATTTTCCTCTACTTCATTCAGGAGAAGCGCCTGCTCGCCCATAACCCCGACTACCTCCACGAACAGCCCGCGAAGGTCGTGGACCAGGGCGATGACCGCTACGAGGAGTTCTACGAGCCACTGTTTTTCGAGTATCTCGCGGAGGACAAGCAGAACCCGAACTTCGGTAAACTCCCGTACTTGAACGGCGGTCTGTTCGCGAAGAACCCCGTTGAGGAAGAATTCGAAGACGCGAAACTGGGCGACTCCGCTGAGAAGACGAATGAACTGTTCGACGATATTCTGGACTTCCTCTCCGACTGGAACTGGAACGTTGACGAACGGCTAGACATCGTTGACCCGAAGAACCTCTCCCCGGCGGTTCTCGGGCACATCTTCGAGCAGACGGTCAACCAGAAGGAGATGGGCGCGTACTACACGCCTGAAGAAATCACGGGCTTCATGGCTCGACGAACGGTCCATCCATATCTCCTTGACCAACTCAACGAAACCGTCGACACGAGCTACGAGGAAATCGATGACGTATTTGGTTTCCTAGAGGTGGGCGCGAGTGTTGATACGGCGGCTATCGCTGACGGTGGGACAGTTACACAGCAGGCCGCGACTGAGAACGTGGAGACTAGCCACGTCGAGACCCTCTATCACGACATTCTAAAAGAGGTACAAATCCTTGACCCAGCCGTAGGGAGTGGGGCGTTCCTGCTCGCTGCACAGGAGGTTCTTCTCGACCTCTATATGCAATGTATTGAGTTCTTCCAGCAACTCGAAGACGAAGGGAAGGGCTGGGAACTGTCGTCTCGGACGCGTGACGAGTTGGACATCATCACGTCAGGGAAGGGAAACGCGTCGTTGTATGCGAAGCGAACTATTATTCTTAACAATCTGTACGGGGTAGACATCGACGAAGGTGCAATCGAGATATGCAAACTCCGGCTGTGGCTCTCGATGGTGGCGGACATTGAGGATGAGCCTGGAGAGGTTGAACCGCTCCCCAACATTGACTTCAACATTCGACAAGGGAACTCGCTCATCGGATTCACAGATGTCCAAGAAATTGCTACTGACAAAGGAGATGCCTCCCTCTCGAACTTTGGTGGCGGTGTTGGTGAAAGTGTGCAGGAGATGTATGAGGAGGTAATCACGGCGGTTGAACGCCATAAAAAGGCAGATACATCGCATGAAGCGACAAATGCGAGAAGGTTAGCCGAAACGCGAATTAACGAATATAGTAATTCCCTAGATGAAAAAATCCGTCAGAGGTTCAAAGAGGCAGGGGTAGATAATGTTTCGCTTACGGAAATCAGAGAGTATTCACCATTTCATTGGGTACTTGAGTTCGCTTCAGTTTACGCAGATGGGGGATTTGATGTTATCGTCGGAAACCCCCCATGGGACAAAGTGAAAGTGACAAGGGATGATTACTTTATAAAATATGACCCCGGTTTCCGAAGTCTGCCAACTAAACTAAAGGACAACCGTCAAGAAGAACTCTTAGAGAAGGATGAAATTGCAGAGGGATGGGAGGAGTATAAACAGCAAGCTGGCCGTTTGGGAACCTATTACCGAAGCCAGTTTTCAAAACAAACTGCCCAAGTAAGTGGGCGTACTGTCGCTGGTGATACGGACTTGGCACCTCTATTCCTAGAGAGAAGTGAAAAAATAGTTAACGACGGCTCATATGTTTCGCTAATCATCCCAAACATCGTTTTCACAGGTGGGTCGTACAAGAATCTGAGGCGGAATTTGCTGAAAAAGAATACACTTGATTCACTCTTTACCTTTGAAAACCGAGGTATCTTCCAACACGTAGATACTCGCTATACCTTCACTATATCTACATTCACAGTAGGAAGCGAAACTCAGTCAGTTCTCTGTTCCTTCAAACGAGGCGACCTCTCAGTACTCAGGACGCCGGAAGCCAGCGGGATATCGACACCTGCCAAAGTACTACTTAAATTCTCACCCGAATCAGGGATGTTCCCCAAGATTCGCTCTAGTGAGCATGTCGATATCCTACAGAAAATCACTCAGCACTCTTCGCTTGAACAAGCGTGGGCTGTGAACACATACAGAGAACTTGACCAGACAAATGACTCTGACAGATTCTTTGATGAAGGCGGGGAGAACAGGTATCGCTTATACGGGGGTCGGAATATTTTCCAGTTCTCTTACTCGCCACCCTATGCGCAGGAAGTGAATTACTATGGTATTCCTGAAGATGAGGAACCTGAAAAGAGTGCCAAAACACGAATTAGACAGAAGAATACGAGAGCACTAAAGAATGCCATCTATGAGAGTATTGATGCACCTTCCTCTAAATCGAAGAAAAAAGCCGTGAACGAGTATCTAGATGAAAAAAGAGGTGAAGATCTGAGCGAGAGTGACGTATTATTAGACTGTGCTGAATACCGTCTTGCCTATCGTGATATTGCGCGACCAACAGATGAACGTACGACTATTGCTGCAGTCCTACCAAAAGGTGTTGTAACCTATACAAACCTGACCACGATTCGTCCGTATTCTATTGAACCCGATGAAGCCTCAATGTCGCAGGTTCCTCTGCATAGCGTGTATAAGAAGAAGTACTCCGATTGGGAAATATTCGCACTACTAGGTCTCCTCAACAGTCTTCCGTTTGACTTCTTAATCGGTGAGAAGACAGATAAGCGAATTGCTACATATAGTCTTCTTGAGTCACAAGTTCCGAAATTAGACCATGGGGATGAATGGTTCGAATATATCTCCTATAGAGCGGCTCGTCTGAATTGTTATGGGGATGAATTTAGGGAAATGAGGGAGAGGCTAGGCGATATTGAACCCGCGACAGAAAAGAAAGATCGGAGTAGAATACAGGCCGAAATTGACGCTGCTGCTCTCCATGTATATGGCTTGGACTATGATGATGCAAAGTTCATTCTGGAGGACTTCCATCGGGTACAAAATCCGCGTGTAATGACCGACGCCTACTTCAATATTGTCGAGGAGAAGTATTTAGAGTTATCAGACTAA
- a CDS encoding helicase-related protein: MLSVPPLVDNAGTSLEEVYKKIIPQIEEARIATGYFYLSGFDLYKDDLENLAGPNDLGHAPLRILMGRQTNQQTADEIEKGQNLRETFKQELKDDIESLNNAQLGRLNRLREFIAEGTVEVRVRNPENGYFHAKGAAFRAPLDDGEEPASDGEVDTRACATIVGSSNFSASGHRNNIELNLTSQDRYQTQAFENWYDNQWANAEEFSEEIIRIIENSDQYKEWKEKQENEEESVGIDDDELGTYLEPFELYKLLAYDELSGNVSARDSPLYYFQKLGYESARAKLSQYDGCIISDSVGLGKSFIGGELLYDYRQRGDRCLLIVPANLTDQWEDLLQDGTDEDGNPYFGLEVDGKHLNVMSVSKFQNLGYEEVQDLRDEFDVLLIDEAHRFRNFGRWRPNPDHDDDYKGTRRHANLRQLRGKTMIMLTATPINNSATDLKNLISLFTSSEDLRNKASLDFDAFDEYIELAETRKDIAAGKEEFSDQEQQQITEQLRRHSKEISNILNEVMVLRTRKHVKEQIQDDEDFEMSFKPPKLHKEQYSLPPAYQPIYRMLPDVMDALHLPHITVKNPQAGGTLKALYKLNLLKRLESSTYAFVQSIETLHQSERRLLSFLEDLPEDENIDLLRSVQDGEAAVTINDFVEGEDAAEDLEQTLEEFGFDSTAVRADGGDGEAENELADATIGEVKNYIREDLTLLAYFLTQFIGDVARDTGDVSDHAVTVRQWLHDHNAGTLPDVPEDEMNPVLYPRSDLTEVDSATRDFYEAVFSLREFRDPKIDRLAEVLQNHEQKVLIFTQYRGTADYVYRTLRNNPDSPLTAGNSAVVKGGDENKQGIIQRFAPQASGYQSTLAESDETELQYVVATDTLSEGVNLQDVHVAVNYDLPWNPMRIVQRVGRIDRIGTTAEKHVHNFYPDGDIEAAIKLLKRLQAKINDIALIVGKENNILDPNEDQILEKAGVDTQKTIGELEVDEIEDSLRRSREIEDVNELDDTSKNPLLRNAGSNEEAAYDRFLLKRELNEEYGLTADDFKYAEDFFDDSPDEREFLYTNAKNHDKGPRPGVFGLAHLWFDSKDENAPLGRVRRAFYYKPFSDDVKERSVQTLSISPSVEGEPVSRNLDHVLANREEIEDVLNDRLEAIQKGQVEGAFKQGDSFSTEQETILDFLAHYIQPNFADNTCSHEDHGTIGKWADDLHSRLGGVKLANTDEDRILRETFRHHDEYDSFTDWPTTEFLEALESFLVENIEASTEYQDTLVGESEVQAQLVCWGIVGT; encoded by the coding sequence ATGCTTTCCGTTCCCCCTCTTGTCGATAATGCGGGCACATCTCTCGAAGAAGTTTACAAGAAAATCATCCCTCAAATAGAGGAGGCACGCATCGCAACTGGTTACTTCTATCTCTCCGGTTTCGACCTTTACAAAGATGACCTAGAAAATCTGGCTGGTCCCAACGACCTCGGCCACGCTCCGCTTCGCATTCTTATGGGTCGCCAGACCAACCAGCAGACCGCTGACGAGATTGAGAAAGGTCAAAATCTACGGGAGACATTCAAGCAGGAACTCAAAGACGACATTGAGAGTTTGAACAACGCACAACTCGGGCGACTCAATCGGCTTCGAGAGTTCATCGCAGAGGGCACTGTTGAGGTCCGTGTTCGGAACCCTGAGAATGGTTATTTCCACGCAAAGGGAGCTGCGTTCCGCGCCCCACTTGACGACGGTGAAGAACCAGCCTCTGACGGCGAGGTAGACACACGGGCCTGCGCGACAATCGTCGGCTCCTCAAACTTCTCGGCTAGTGGCCACCGAAACAATATCGAACTTAACCTCACTAGCCAAGACCGCTATCAGACTCAAGCTTTCGAAAATTGGTACGATAACCAGTGGGCGAACGCCGAGGAATTCAGCGAAGAAATCATTCGTATCATCGAAAACAGCGACCAGTACAAAGAATGGAAGGAGAAGCAGGAAAATGAGGAGGAGTCCGTCGGTATCGATGATGATGAACTCGGGACATATCTTGAACCCTTCGAACTCTACAAACTCCTCGCGTACGACGAACTCAGTGGTAACGTAAGCGCCCGAGACAGCCCGCTCTACTATTTCCAGAAACTCGGTTACGAGAGCGCACGCGCGAAACTCTCCCAGTATGACGGCTGTATCATCTCCGACTCAGTTGGTCTCGGCAAGTCGTTTATTGGCGGTGAATTGCTCTATGACTACCGGCAGCGTGGCGACCGCTGTCTACTCATCGTCCCTGCGAACTTGACCGACCAGTGGGAGGACCTCCTCCAAGATGGCACTGATGAGGACGGAAACCCCTATTTCGGATTGGAGGTGGACGGAAAACACCTAAATGTGATGAGTGTCAGCAAGTTCCAAAACCTCGGCTACGAGGAAGTCCAAGATCTCCGTGACGAGTTCGACGTGCTTCTCATTGACGAGGCCCACCGCTTCCGTAACTTCGGCAGGTGGCGGCCGAACCCAGACCACGATGACGACTATAAGGGAACGCGGCGGCACGCAAATCTCCGACAGTTACGCGGGAAGACGATGATAATGCTGACCGCGACACCCATCAACAACAGCGCCACCGACCTGAAGAATCTCATCAGCCTCTTCACGAGCTCGGAGGATCTCCGCAATAAGGCCTCACTTGACTTCGATGCATTCGACGAGTACATCGAACTCGCTGAAACGCGAAAAGATATCGCCGCTGGAAAAGAGGAGTTCTCGGACCAGGAGCAACAGCAAATCACCGAGCAATTGCGGCGCCACTCCAAGGAGATCTCGAACATCCTTAATGAGGTAATGGTTCTACGGACACGCAAACACGTCAAGGAACAGATTCAGGACGACGAGGACTTCGAGATGAGTTTCAAACCGCCGAAACTTCACAAGGAACAGTACTCGCTGCCGCCCGCCTACCAGCCGATCTACCGAATGCTCCCCGACGTAATGGACGCGCTCCACCTCCCGCACATCACGGTGAAGAACCCGCAGGCTGGGGGAACATTGAAAGCTCTCTACAAATTGAACCTCCTCAAGCGACTGGAGTCTTCGACGTACGCATTCGTCCAGTCCATCGAGACTCTTCATCAGAGCGAGCGTCGTCTCCTTAGTTTTCTGGAAGACCTGCCCGAAGACGAGAACATCGATCTCTTGCGCAGCGTGCAGGATGGCGAAGCCGCTGTAACCATCAATGACTTCGTTGAGGGGGAGGATGCCGCTGAAGACCTTGAACAGACGCTCGAAGAATTCGGCTTTGACTCAACCGCTGTCCGCGCTGACGGTGGCGATGGGGAGGCAGAGAACGAATTAGCGGATGCAACGATTGGCGAAGTCAAGAACTACATCCGCGAGGACCTGACGCTACTCGCGTACTTCCTCACGCAATTTATCGGCGACGTAGCCCGCGACACCGGAGACGTAAGCGACCATGCAGTCACGGTACGACAGTGGCTCCACGACCACAATGCGGGAACACTCCCCGATGTCCCTGAGGACGAAATGAACCCCGTCCTGTACCCGAGGAGTGACCTGACAGAAGTGGATTCTGCGACCCGGGACTTTTACGAGGCCGTCTTCTCACTGCGAGAGTTCCGCGACCCAAAAATCGACCGGCTCGCGGAGGTTCTACAAAATCACGAGCAGAAGGTCCTCATCTTCACGCAATATCGAGGAACCGCCGATTACGTCTATCGGACGCTCCGAAATAATCCCGACTCTCCGCTGACAGCAGGAAACAGCGCGGTCGTAAAGGGCGGCGACGAGAACAAGCAGGGCATTATCCAGCGATTCGCGCCGCAGGCGTCCGGGTATCAGAGTACGCTCGCGGAATCAGATGAAACCGAACTACAGTATGTCGTCGCCACCGACACACTCAGCGAGGGTGTGAACCTGCAGGACGTTCACGTCGCGGTTAACTACGACCTGCCTTGGAACCCAATGCGCATCGTTCAGCGCGTTGGTCGTATCGACCGCATCGGGACTACGGCGGAGAAGCATGTCCACAATTTCTACCCGGACGGCGACATCGAGGCGGCCATCAAGTTGCTGAAGCGGCTGCAGGCGAAAATCAACGATATCGCCCTCATCGTCGGAAAGGAAAACAACATTCTCGACCCGAATGAAGACCAGATTCTGGAGAAGGCAGGCGTCGATACCCAGAAGACAATTGGAGAACTAGAAGTCGATGAAATTGAGGACTCGCTGCGGCGGTCGCGCGAGATCGAGGACGTGAACGAACTCGATGACACGAGCAAAAATCCACTCCTGCGAAACGCAGGGAGTAACGAGGAGGCTGCGTACGACCGCTTCCTGCTCAAGCGCGAGTTGAATGAGGAGTACGGGCTCACCGCCGATGACTTCAAGTACGCGGAGGACTTCTTCGACGACTCGCCGGACGAGCGGGAGTTCCTCTATACGAACGCCAAAAACCACGACAAGGGACCGCGTCCGGGTGTGTTCGGGCTCGCACACCTCTGGTTCGACAGCAAAGACGAGAACGCCCCACTCGGACGGGTGCGTCGGGCGTTCTACTACAAACCATTCAGCGACGACGTGAAGGAGCGGTCCGTACAGACGCTTTCAATCAGTCCGTCCGTTGAGGGCGAGCCAGTCTCGAGGAACCTCGACCACGTGTTGGCGAATCGTGAGGAGATTGAAGATGTACTCAATGACCGGCTCGAAGCGATACAGAAAGGGCAGGTTGAGGGCGCGTTCAAGCAGGGCGATTCATTCTCGACGGAACAGGAGACGATTCTGGACTTCCTTGCCCACTATATCCAGCCGAACTTCGCGGACAACACCTGCTCACACGAAGACCACGGCACGATTGGTAAGTGGGCCGACGACCTCCACAGTCGGCTTGGTGGGGTCAAACTTGCAAATACCGACGAAGACCGGATTCTCCGCGAGACCTTTCGTCACCACGATGAGTACGACTCGTTCACAGATTGGCCGACTACCGAGTTTCTCGAAGCCCTTGAATCATTTCTTGTAGAGAATATTGAGGCCTCTACTGAGTATCAGGATACGCTCGTTGGGGAGAGTGAAGTCCAAGCACAGTTAGTCTGTTGGGGTATTGTTGGCACATAG
- a CDS encoding acyltransferase: MAGRIWSVDSMRLLAMAFIVSIHTDPFRGLGVYGNTLNFVIDSTARFAVPFFFVTSGYFFALKVGSRDPTTYFIKRATTITSLYIFGLLLAFPVFLTGTAVRAGDTNEAILHSSLLKIGEFISPVGLLYYGNSVSEILWFLPALLFSLGFICLAILSNSTKYLLPVSAGLHVIGLLGTSYTMVVDIPFPTRDALFFGFFYTSLGYWIASSDWQPDSEHSSFYLGATILFSILHIGERYVLGYVLTGETLAQGVYTASYTISTVFLTISLFLLLLSRPHLGRSTSVPSWGKYAVGIYVVHPAVLYVLERTDGPLRQIDIEATNTILWHLLLTPTTFFGALFVYLAAHKAGLIEIDGDHLPRLDRIRKQWPY, encoded by the coding sequence ATGGCCGGTCGAATATGGAGTGTCGATTCGATGCGACTACTCGCGATGGCCTTCATCGTCTCGATCCATACAGACCCATTTAGAGGACTGGGAGTGTACGGCAATACACTCAACTTTGTAATAGACAGTACGGCACGATTTGCAGTTCCGTTCTTCTTCGTAACCTCTGGGTATTTTTTCGCACTCAAAGTAGGTTCCCGCGATCCAACGACGTACTTCATCAAGCGAGCGACCACTATCACCTCACTGTACATATTTGGGCTTTTGCTGGCATTTCCTGTATTTCTTACTGGGACTGCCGTACGCGCCGGGGACACTAACGAAGCGATACTCCACAGTAGTCTGCTTAAAATAGGCGAATTCATATCACCAGTCGGTCTGCTCTACTACGGCAACTCCGTCTCAGAGATCCTCTGGTTTCTCCCTGCATTACTGTTCTCGCTTGGGTTCATTTGCCTCGCTATTCTATCGAATTCGACGAAATACTTACTGCCCGTTTCGGCAGGCCTTCACGTCATTGGCTTATTGGGAACGAGTTATACGATGGTCGTCGATATTCCCTTTCCGACGAGGGATGCACTCTTCTTTGGGTTCTTTTATACTAGTCTCGGCTACTGGATTGCCTCATCCGATTGGCAACCAGACTCTGAACACAGTTCATTCTATCTCGGTGCTACTATATTGTTTAGCATTCTCCATATCGGAGAACGATACGTCCTTGGCTATGTCCTCACAGGTGAGACGCTTGCCCAAGGGGTCTATACGGCGAGTTATACGATCAGTACTGTATTCCTCACGATCTCATTATTCCTCTTACTGCTCTCACGACCGCATCTTGGCCGATCTACTTCAGTACCGTCATGGGGGAAATACGCTGTCGGCATCTATGTCGTCCACCCTGCTGTACTGTACGTATTAGAGCGCACAGACGGCCCATTGCGTCAAATCGATATTGAGGCGACCAACACTATCCTCTGGCATCTATTGTTGACGCCGACGACCTTCTTTGGTGCCCTCTTCGTCTACCTTGCAGCCCACAAAGCAGGGCTTATCGAAATTGACGGAGACCATCTACCACGTCTTGATCGAATACGGAAGCAATGGCCTTATTGA
- a CDS encoding orc1/cdc6 family replication initiation protein has translation MPTDPGPEETPESTGSIKDLILEQEEAASLIKNRSLLEPNEIVDEERIVGRDSQLTDITQHLRVAISNERPPNLFLYGPSGTGKSLIINAVCANIVELCESRDIRFGVIQMNCQNVGTLGSAVYELARKVANDVEATVEVPEHGIPNKKKWRELYRLINEHYDTVVFVLDELDMLVGRRDKDEPAFSRLLYQLSRAGSTDEITAQVSVIAITNDTKMMENVGSRALSSFTPEDIHFSDYDANQLREILRARKDAFHEGALSNDVIPLAAAFAAQTNGDARKAIDLMRTAGAIAEKATADQVREEHIREAQDKVEKNRVLEVTRGISTQKKLCLFATAAVARETGTGAAKSPFGYRVYQYLTGTLGADQYHQETYVNKMKELTTYSLVETERKSQGPHSGSYLEFTFGENPNTIIETLREDSRLKDVHVDELRTVVKAQIDQ, from the coding sequence ATGCCTACAGATCCTGGTCCCGAGGAAACACCCGAGTCCACGGGTTCTATCAAGGACCTCATTCTGGAGCAGGAAGAAGCCGCGAGTCTCATCAAAAATCGGTCTCTTCTCGAACCAAACGAGATCGTCGACGAGGAGCGTATCGTCGGTCGTGATTCCCAACTCACCGACATCACCCAGCATCTTCGCGTCGCGATCAGCAACGAACGTCCCCCGAATCTTTTCCTCTATGGCCCGTCAGGGACTGGGAAGTCACTCATCATCAACGCTGTTTGTGCGAACATCGTCGAACTCTGCGAAAGCCGTGATATTAGATTCGGCGTGATCCAGATGAACTGTCAGAACGTCGGCACACTCGGCTCAGCCGTCTATGAGTTGGCTCGAAAAGTCGCAAACGACGTCGAAGCGACCGTCGAGGTCCCAGAACACGGCATCCCAAACAAGAAAAAATGGCGAGAACTCTATCGGCTAATCAACGAGCACTACGACACAGTCGTATTCGTTCTTGACGAACTCGATATGCTCGTCGGTCGGCGAGATAAGGACGAGCCGGCCTTCTCTCGTCTGCTTTACCAGCTGTCTCGTGCTGGGAGCACGGACGAGATCACCGCCCAGGTCTCGGTGATCGCCATCACCAACGACACGAAGATGATGGAGAACGTTGGCAGTCGAGCGCTCAGTTCGTTTACGCCCGAGGACATCCACTTCAGCGACTACGACGCCAATCAGCTCCGAGAGATCCTTCGAGCTCGGAAGGACGCTTTCCATGAAGGAGCTCTCAGTAACGACGTGATCCCACTAGCAGCAGCGTTCGCTGCCCAAACGAATGGGGACGCACGGAAGGCAATCGACCTCATGCGAACAGCAGGGGCAATCGCTGAGAAAGCAACTGCGGACCAGGTCCGAGAAGAACACATTCGAGAAGCCCAGGACAAAGTCGAGAAGAACCGCGTTCTTGAAGTGACTCGTGGGATTAGCACTCAGAAGAAGCTCTGTCTCTTCGCGACTGCTGCCGTTGCTCGGGAAACCGGGACTGGTGCAGCGAAAAGTCCGTTCGGCTACCGAGTGTATCAGTATCTGACGGGAACACTCGGTGCAGATCAGTACCACCAGGAGACGTACGTGAACAAGATGAAGGAACTCACGACGTATTCCTTGGTCGAGACAGAGCGGAAAAGCCAGGGGCCACATTCGGGAAGCTACCTTGAGTTTACGTTTGGAGAGAACCCGAACACCATCATCGAGACACTTCGGGAAGATTCGCGGCTGAAGGACGTCCACGTGGACGAACTACGGACCGTCGTGAAGGCTCAGATCGATCAGTAG